Within the Metasolibacillus fluoroglycofenilyticus genome, the region GAAAAGAAATTATGCGGTCAGGCTCGACAATACGTGCTAAAATATTATGGTGAATATATTCTGGATTTTGTGCAAATACAGGTACTAGTGATAAAAAGATTTCTTCAGCTGCTTGTAAAAACTCTGATTCAAAGGCATATTTCTTTTTTAATCTTTCGAACACACCATCGACATATGCTTTTGCTAATTGTTCATTGTGAATTAAATCTGTCATCATAATTTATTCCTCCCTCAAAATACTGTTAGATGTTATAGTATTATGATTTTTCTTGCAATTCAATCAATTTTTATTCGTTTGTGAGGAAATGGCTGAAAAAAAGCCGGCAAAAAATTATATGGAGATAATAAAATAGAAGTAAAAAATGCTTTTTTTTGAAAGGGGAAATAATCGTTGATTCAATTATTAATTGATGCGGATGCATGCCCAGTTATTGATTTGGCGCTATCTGTTTCATCTCAATATAAGATAAAACCAATCTTGTTTTGCGATACTTCCCATCGCATTGAACGTGATAATGTTATAACAATTATTGTGCCAAAGGGACCCGATTCAGTTGATTTTAAGCTAGTGAATACGCTTTCGAAAAATGATATTGTGATTACAGGTGATTACGGCCTAGCAGCAATGTGTTTAGCAAAAGGTGCTTTTGTAGTTGACCATAATGGAAGAGAAATGACAGCAGAAAATATAGACCAGTTGCTAGCTTTTCGTTATGAAAGTGCAAAATTTAGGCGAGCAGGTGGAAGAACAAAAGGACCGAAAAAGCGTACAGAGGAAAACAATATTGCCTTCAAAAAAATTTTTCAACAAATTTGTGAACGCGCCGAAAAATTGAAAGGAGAAACGAATAATAATGCATAATTCATTAACGAATCTAATCGAAAAATTCCCTTTAATTCCATATTTACAGCGAGCTGAACCTGTTTTTTGGCTCAACAATCAAGTAAATGCTACACAAGAATTCCCATTTACGATGGATATTGTATATGACGCAGAGGCAAGGCTAAAACGCTTTGCCCCATATTTTAAGGCTGCTTTTTCAGAAATACGTGATTGGGAGGGAATTATCGAATCACCAATTATCGAATCACAGGTGATGCAGACCTATTTAGAAAGTGCTTTTCAAATGAAAATAGAAGGAAATCTTCTATTAAAATGTGATCATATGCTACCAATTGCAGGTTCGGTAAAGGCACGCGGTGGTATTTACGAAATTATTAAGCATGCGGAACATTTAGCAATCAGACATGGGCTATTGTCGTTAGAAGACGATTATCGTAAATTAAATGATGAAAGCTTCCGTCAGTTTTTTAAAAACTATAAAATTGCCGTCGGCTCAACAGGTAATTTAGGATTGAGTATCGGCATAATTAGTGCCAAATTAGGATTTAATGTGACCGTGCATATGTCAGCGGATGCAAAAGAGTGGAAAAAGCAATTACTGCGAAATTTAGGTGTGACAGTTATTGAGTATGAGGCAGATTATAGCGAAGCGGTAAAGCAGGGGCGTTTGGAAGCAGAGCAAGATGAGACATGCCATTTTGTCGATGATGAAAATTCTCTTGATTTATTTGCGGGCTATGCGGTTGCCGCACTACGTGTGAAGGAGCAGCTTGAGGAACAAAAAATTAATGTTGATCAGGAGCATCCGTTATTCGTTTATATTCCATGTGGTGTCGGTGGTGCACCGGGAGGAATAAGCTATGGCTTGAAGCAGCTATATG harbors:
- a CDS encoding YaiI/YqxD family protein — protein: MQLLIDADACPVIDLALSVSSQYKIKPILFCDTSHRIERDNVITIIVPKGPDSVDFKLVNTLSKNDIVITGDYGLAAMCLAKGAFVVDHNGREMTAENIDQLLAFRYESAKFRRAGGRTKGPKKRTEENNIAFKKIFQQICERAEKLKGETNNNA
- a CDS encoding D-serine ammonia-lyase, whose protein sequence is MHNSLTNLIEKFPLIPYLQRAEPVFWLNNQVNATQEFPFTMDIVYDAEARLKRFAPYFKAAFSEIRDWEGIIESPIIESQVMQTYLESAFQMKIEGNLLLKCDHMLPIAGSVKARGGIYEIIKHAEHLAIRHGLLSLEDDYRKLNDESFRQFFKNYKIAVGSTGNLGLSIGIISAKLGFNVTVHMSADAKEWKKQLLRNLGVTVIEYEADYSEAVKQGRLEAEQDETCHFVDDENSLDLFAGYAVAALRVKEQLEEQKINVDQEHPLFVYIPCGVGGAPGGISYGLKQLYGPHVHIFFAEPTQSPCMLLGMMTGLHDEIDVKQIGLTNVTEADGLAVGRASKFVGAQMETIVSGCYTVEDSFLFTSLRQMYCREHIFMEPSAHAGFFGPIQLARIGAAYIDSNGLKPFMQNAHHLVWSTGGDLVPNEWRDKYLQK